The Psychromonas sp. MME1 genome window below encodes:
- the ychF gene encoding redox-regulated ATPase YchF, whose translation MGFKCGIVGLPNVGKSTLFNALTKAGIEAANFPFCTIEPNTGIVPVPDPRLDQLAAIVNPQRILPTTMEFVDIAGLVEGASKGEGLGNKFLANIRETDAIGHVVRCFQDDNIIHVAGKIDPKGDIETINTELALADLESCDRSILRIAKKAKGGDKDAKFELPVLEKIKAHLENDGMVRGLALEKEEKQAVAYLNFLTGKPTMYIANVSEDGFEDNEYLDIVREIAEKEGSVVVPVCAAIESEIAELDEEDKKEFLEGIGQEEAGLNRVIYSGYQLLHLQTYFTAGVKEVRAWTVKIGATAPQAAGVIHSDFERGFIRAEVIGFDDFVQFKGESGAKEAGKWRLEGKNYVTQDGDVIHFRFNV comes from the coding sequence ATGGGTTTCAAATGTGGCATAGTCGGTTTACCAAATGTTGGGAAATCAACATTATTTAACGCGTTAACTAAAGCGGGCATTGAAGCAGCTAACTTTCCATTTTGTACTATTGAGCCAAATACCGGCATCGTTCCGGTACCTGATCCGCGTCTTGATCAACTCGCCGCTATTGTAAACCCACAACGTATTTTACCAACAACCATGGAATTTGTGGATATTGCAGGTTTAGTTGAAGGTGCATCAAAGGGTGAAGGACTAGGTAATAAATTTCTCGCTAATATCCGTGAAACCGATGCAATAGGTCACGTAGTACGCTGTTTCCAAGATGATAATATTATCCATGTTGCAGGAAAAATTGATCCTAAAGGCGATATCGAAACAATCAATACAGAACTCGCATTAGCAGATTTAGAAAGTTGTGACCGTAGTATTTTACGTATCGCTAAAAAAGCGAAAGGCGGCGATAAAGACGCAAAATTCGAACTGCCTGTTTTAGAGAAGATTAAAGCCCACCTTGAAAATGATGGCATGGTTCGAGGATTAGCGTTAGAAAAAGAAGAAAAACAAGCCGTTGCTTATCTTAACTTTCTCACTGGCAAGCCAACAATGTATATTGCCAATGTAAGTGAAGATGGTTTTGAAGATAATGAATATTTAGACATCGTACGTGAAATTGCAGAAAAAGAAGGATCGGTTGTCGTGCCTGTATGTGCCGCGATTGAATCGGAAATTGCCGAACTCGACGAAGAAGATAAAAAAGAGTTTTTAGAAGGTATAGGTCAAGAAGAAGCAGGATTAAATCGTGTTATCTATAGCGGCTATCAACTATTACACTTACAAACCTACTTTACAGCAGGTGTTAAAGAAGTGCGTGCTTGGACGGTAAAAATAGGTGCGACAGCACCACAGGCAGCAGGCGTTATTCATAGTGATTTTGAGCGTGGTTTCATTCGTGCAGAAGTGATTGGATTTGATGACTTTGTACAATTTAAAGGTGAATCTGGTGCTAAAGAAGCAGGAAAATGGCGCTTAGAAGGCAAAAATTACGTTACTCAAGATGGTGATGTGATCCACTTCCGCTTTAACGTTTAA
- the pth gene encoding aminoacyl-tRNA hydrolase yields MAVAIKLLVGLANPGPEYANTRHNAGQWYINQLASQENISLKAEAKFYGLTGRIHFAGHDLRLLVPTTYMNLSGKSVAAMANFYNIKPEEILVAHDELDLPPGIAKFKLGGGHGGHNGLKDIINKLGNNKNFYRLRIGIGHPGDKNRVSGYVLGKAPSSEQNLIDQTIDEAARCTHILGQDGLAKAMNRLHSFKAE; encoded by the coding sequence GTGGCAGTAGCAATTAAATTGCTTGTGGGCCTGGCTAATCCAGGCCCCGAATATGCAAACACCCGACATAATGCTGGGCAATGGTACATAAATCAACTCGCCTCCCAAGAAAATATCTCACTTAAAGCAGAAGCAAAATTTTACGGCCTCACCGGACGTATTCACTTTGCAGGTCATGATCTGCGTCTTTTGGTACCAACAACCTATATGAATTTAAGTGGCAAATCTGTTGCTGCAATGGCGAATTTTTATAATATTAAGCCAGAAGAGATCCTTGTTGCACACGATGAGCTAGACCTCCCTCCTGGTATTGCAAAATTTAAATTAGGTGGCGGTCATGGCGGCCATAATGGTTTAAAAGATATTATTAATAAACTGGGTAATAATAAGAATTTTTATCGCCTACGTATTGGTATTGGCCATCCTGGTGATAAAAATAGAGTCAGTGGTTATGTACTGGGCAAAGCCCCAAGTAGCGAACAAAATCTAATTGACCAAACTATCGATGAAGCAGCACGTTGCACCCACATATTAGGGCAAGATGGCTTAGCAAAAGCAATGAATCGATTACATAGTTTTAAAGCTGAATAG
- a CDS encoding 50S ribosomal protein L25/general stress protein Ctc encodes MSIKLIATVRTDLGKGASRRLRHTDLVPGIVYGAGKEPVSVTFEQKELRKVESVEAFYSSVLNVEIDGVSEQVVLKAVQRHAFKDLIQHLDLLRVDATHKLHTIVPLHFINEETAEAVKNGGVVAHTANELEVTCLPADLPSFIEVDICKMAIGDTIHISDLVLPKGVESVELLKGSDHDQALVSISLSKTAPAAEEETAE; translated from the coding sequence ATGTCTATTAAATTAATCGCAACAGTCCGTACTGATTTAGGGAAAGGTGCGAGCCGCCGCCTTCGTCATACAGACCTTGTACCTGGAATTGTTTACGGTGCAGGCAAAGAGCCAGTATCTGTAACTTTTGAACAAAAAGAATTACGTAAAGTAGAATCTGTTGAAGCATTTTACTCTTCTGTTCTTAATGTTGAAATTGATGGTGTTTCAGAGCAAGTTGTACTTAAAGCCGTACAACGTCATGCATTTAAAGATTTAATTCAACATTTAGATCTATTACGTGTTGATGCTACTCATAAACTTCACACTATTGTTCCACTACACTTCATCAATGAAGAAACAGCTGAAGCTGTTAAAAATGGTGGTGTTGTTGCACATACAGCAAACGAACTTGAAGTAACTTGTCTACCAGCAGATCTACCATCATTTATTGAAGTAGATATCTGCAAAATGGCAATCGGTGATACCATTCATATCTCTGATTTAGTACTGCCAAAAGGTGTTGAGTCTGTTGAGCTACTAAAAGGTAGTGACCATGACCAAGCTTTAGTTTCTATCTCTCTTTCTAAAACAGCTCCGGCTGCTGAAGAAGAAACTGCTGAATAA